One Phragmites australis chromosome 23, lpPhrAust1.1, whole genome shotgun sequence DNA window includes the following coding sequences:
- the LOC133906110 gene encoding uncharacterized protein LOC133906110 isoform X2 — MKVDCAAPDVGADDGLGIWKIDDVDNSFYTQPFRIKYARQDIYLSVMVSFSIFNSEEEGPAASAVMLKFELIYAPTLDNGSELQASSVTSSAAVHEFRIPRRALLGLHSYFPVYFDAFHSVLVDLTLHLVYLKAGATKSSLKIPDQGLGPTSYHIVKALLTSRKMLLEELKKISDSIGKTIEDLDGTELNLGKYESVNPSKSGLSNSSKVFPTTGKGVGHLAGILHDFLERPNDVVNGTGNSMLYTLSKEELLELFLTVSGQLSLLWNAFLKFHRINKTKILDYLREIWAIDRKAEWSIWTVHSKIEIPHRYLRSMSDDSSHRHSLLRVSGSRKFHDDPVQNSASRAELHRKSIAQMKINTQSVQDMHIYADPSRVPVVLIEQHVMVVPQHGSSKDLASNAYEQKDTIVLPKLQGESLALKSSVGKKSGRILRAVIFVHGFQGHHLDLRLVRNQWLLLDPGADCLMSEANEDKTSEDFKEMGSRLAGEVVAFLKRKVDKLSRYGGCKELKLSFVGHSIGNIIIRSALAEPAVQPYLKNLYTYISISGPHLGYWYSSNSLFNSGLWLLKKLKGAQCIHQLTFSDDQDPQNTYFYKLCKLKTLENFKNIILLSSPQDGYVPYHSARIELCPAASSDTSKKGQVFTEMLNNCLDQIRAPSSETRIFMRCDVNFDQSNQGRSLNTMIGRAAHIEFLETDIYAKFIMWSFPELFR; from the exons GTGGATTGTGCAGCTCCTGATGTTGGTGCGGACGATGGGTTAGGCATTTGGAAAATAGATGATGTTGATAATAGCTTCTACACACAGCCGTTTCGAATCAAGTATGCTAGACAAGATATTTATCTATCGGTTATGGTGTCTTTCAGCATATTCAACAGTGAAGAGGAG GGCCCAGCAGCTTCCGCTGTGATGTTGAAGTTTGAGCTGATATATGCCCCAACACTGGACAATGG GTCTGAGCTTCAAGCTTCTAGTGTCACATCGTCAGCAGCTGTGCATGAATTTAGGATCCCACGCAGAGCACTCCTGGGTCTACACTCATATTTTCCAGTTTACTTTGATGCGTTCCACTCTGTGCTTGTTGATCTGACATTACATCTAGTGTACCTGAAAGCTGGTGCAACTAAATCATCATTGAAG ATACCAGACCAAGGTTTAGGTCCAACATCATATCACATTGTAAAGGCACTATTAACTTCAAGGAAAATGTTGCTTGAAGAACTGAAGAAAATCAGTGATTCTATTGGTAAGACAATCGAAGATTTAGATGGTACTGAATTAAATCTTGGTAAATACGAATCAGTTAATCCATCAAAATCAGGACTATCTAATTCTAGTAAAGTGTTCCCTACAACTGGCAAGGGTGTCGGACACTTGGCTGGAATTTTACATGACTTCTTGGAG AGACCCAACGATGTGGTTAATGGTACAGGAAATTCTATGCTGTATACTCTTTCAAAGGAAGAGCTGTTAGAACTGTTTCTAACTGTGAGCGGCCAACTTTCACTTCTATGGAATGCATTCTTGAAATTTCATAG GATAAATAAAACAAAGATATTGGACTACTTGCGCGAGATTTGGGCTATTGATCGGAAAGCAGAATGGTCAATATGGACTGTTCACTCAAAAATCGAGATCCCGCATCGCTATTTGCGTAGTATGAGTGATGACTCATCTCACCGCCATTCCCTTCTTCGAGTTTCTGGTTCAAGGAAGTTCCACGATGAT CCTGTACAGAATTCTGCTTCACGTGCTGAACTACACAGGAAAAGCATAGCACAAATGAAG ATCAACACACAGTCTGTTCAAGATATGCACATATATGCTGATCCTTCACGTGTTCCTGTTGTTCTTATAGAACAACATGTCATGGTTGTTCCGCAACATGGTTCTAGCAAGGATCTGGCTTCAAATGCTTATGAACAAAAGGATACTATTGTGCTACCTAAACTACAAGGAGAATCTTTGGCACTAAAAAGTAGTGTTGGTAAAAAAAGTGGACGCATCTTGCGGGCTGTCATTTTTGTGCATGGTTTTCAG GGCCACCATTTGGATTTACGTCTTGTTAGAAATCAATGGCTTCTATTGGATCCTGGAGCTGATTGCCTAATGTCTGAGGCTAATGAAGATAAAACATCTGAGGACTTCAAAGAAATGGGTAGCAGGCTTGCTGGGGAAGTAGTTGCCTTCCTGAAAAGGAAAGTGGATAAACTTTCAAGATATGGAGGGTGCAAAGAGTTGAAATTAAGTTTTGTCGGTCATTCCATTGGGAACATTATCATTAGAAGTGCACTGGCAG AACCTGCAGTACAACCATACTTGAAGAACCTATACACGTACATATCGATATCAGGGCCTCACTTGGGTTACTGGTACAGCTCAAATTCTTTGTTCAATTCTGGCCTCTGGCTTCTTAAAAAGCTCAAGGGAGCACAGTGCATCCATCAACTCACTTTTAGTGATGATCAAGACCCACAGAATACGTATTTTTATAAGCTTTGCAAG TTGAAGACACTGGAGAACTTCAAAAATATCATATTGTTATCATCACCACAG GATGGCTATGTACCATATCATTCAGCGAGAATCGAACTCTGCCCAGCTGCGTCATCCGACACCTCAAAGAAGGGGCAAGTCTTCACAGAAATGCTCAACAACTGCTTAGATCAGATCCGTGCACCCTCCTCTGAAACCCGGATATTCATGCGTTGTGATGTGAACTTTGACCAGTCCAACCAAGGACGAAGCCTAAACACCATGATTGGCAGAGCAGCTCACATAGAGTTCCTGGAGACTGACATTTATGCCAAGTTCATCATGTGGTCCTTCCCTGAACTGTTCCGATGA